TTCACGCATACAGGTGAGCTGTCactgagaataaagtagaatgAAACCCTTTTTAATCGTTTTAAAAGTGaatgtaaaaaatacttttaaaatacttgGTGAATTATATAAAAGCATGAATGGGTCTCTTTccgtaagattttgtttttcttcttcttcttcttcttctttgcaATCCCCTTGAATGTTTAAAgaattgtttgttgttttttgtttattgtgtgtAAATATTCATACGCACATGGACTTTTTGTATGACTGGATATTTAGTTATATgcagtgtgtgtatattttcatATGCATTTTATTCCCACTTGAGTTTGTAAATTGATATTGTTCAATTTTAGAAAACAGAGAATAAGATAGAATTATAATGTAAGATTTACACAATAAAATTTGTTGTTTTGGGCAGGTCTGACATTTTCGGATGTAGATAAGTTATACTGAGAGTGCATGTAACAGCATACTTTGATAAACACAGAAATATAtacacttgttttgttttgtttagttttgttttgtatggtttaatacactaccaggcagaagtttttgaatagcagatttttaatgattttaaagaagtcgcttctgctcaccaagcctgcacttatttgatccaaatacagcaaaaactgtaaattgtgaaatatttttactatttaaaataactgttttttatttaaatatatatttaaaaaaggtaatctaatcctgtgatcaaagctacattttcagcatcattaatccagtctttaatgtcacatgatcctttagaatttactccaatatgctgatttgctgttcaataaacattcattattaatgttatcaatatttaaaacagctgagtacattatttctggattatttgatgaatagcatgatccaaagatcagcatttatctgaaataaaaatgctatttatttatttatttaattttatttatcctTTATTTAGCCAGGAGAATCCCACTGAGACTTAACAGTCTCTTCTTCCAGGGAGACTCGGTCAAATTATAAagaatttatagaaattaatacttttatttagcaagaatgctttaagttgatcaaaagtgatgataatgttacaaaaaaattctatttcagataaatgctgttcttctgaactgtatattcatcaaaggaacctgaaaaaattctactcagatgtttataataataaacatgtgagtagagtaacataataataataataataaatgttttttgagcggcaaatcagaatattagaatgatttctgaaggatcacgtgactgggaTAGTGATacaaaaatttagctttgaaatcacagaaataaattacattttaaaatatattcaaatagaaaaccgttattttaaatatcacaaatatttttaaaaaatattgtttttgcagtactttggatcaaataaatgcaggcttggtgagcagaagagactcctttaaaaaaactttaaaatcttactattcaaaaccttctgactggtagtgtgtgtgtgtgtgtgtatattgttattattattattgttttggtttaaaacaaatattataaatgaatcTGCTGCTGGGTCAAAGAGTATATCAGGCTATGAGAAAATGTTATGGTATACTTGTGTCTTTAAGTAGCTTAAAATATACATAGGCCTATAAATTagaaacaaaacatgtttttatgtaGTTTAATTAAACGCACATATACttgttattatattgttaatcCATATTTCCACAAGTCCGCTCCAACTCAATAGATGGCGATAAAGCATCTCAGTTTTGTTTTCTCTTCTGTCATAAATTCTAACGAAGAAACAACATCAATGGCGACCTCCAGCTACTACATGTGTTATCTTTTTTGATAACTCTTTCATAGGATAGTTTGAGACATTCAGTCTGTAAACACGCAAccatttgcaataaataaagattatatGCACAGCCATATATATTTCGCTTAGAAGATGAAGGCAAAGGCGCAGCGCAAGAGCAAAGGGAAAGCTGGAAAACAAACACCTAAGGATAAACTTAAGAAATTCAAGGATTCACTTCATAACTTTGTGAAGAGCAAAAGCGGCTTCGATGAAAATGAAAGCGACCAAAGAGGGATTTTCGTAAAGAGGAAAAGTAGAAAAGAGCTGCGCAAAGAGAAACGTAAGTTaaagaaagcaaaaaagaaaagtcacTACATGGGTCAGTCGCTCCAAAATCCAAGCGAGGAACCTGCTCCAAATACCTCTGCTGTAAAAGAGGAAAAGACACAGAAACCGGCACTAAAGCCGACTGGAAATCTTAAAAATGCCGCTCAGAGACAGCAAAAGTCAAATAAAGACAATGTTAATACCAAAGACGGTGAAGAAGAGACGACAAAAAAGAAAGTCCGCTTCTCCGAAGATGTCCCGAAACAGAAAAAGCAATCTAGTCAGAACGAGAGCAGAAAGCGGGCTCTGTTAGAGGCAAATGTCGAAGAGGACAAAGAAATAAAGAGATTAGAGAAACGCCTTGGactgaacaaaagaaaaaacaaaaagagtcTACCTCAGTCATTCACCTACGATGGACTCGATTACATTTTAGGAATTCTTGAGCCTGGAGCATCTGCAAAGGGCCTGTATGAGAGTGATGAAGAAATGGACATTGACAAAGCTAAAGATGACTTTGATGAGTTGGACGAGGACAGCGAAGGACAAATGACAGACGATGAGAACAAGGATGAGAGTGAGGCTGAAGGTGACGGTGATGAAGAGGAAGATGATGGAGAAGATGACACACAGATGGAAGAAGAGGAGGATGTGGAAGATGACACCCAGATAGACGAAGAGGAGGATGTAGATGACACCCAGATAGAAGATGAGGTGGAAGGAGATGAAGAAGAGGAGGATACAGATGCATCAGAGGAAAATGACGATGAGGAGAAAGACTCTGAACAAAAAACACCTGTATGTGTGGATAACATGGataatatttatgattatttaggTCTAAATCTCCATAATGttcaagtcacatttatttacacaatatagattgtttcaaagcaagGGAAATTGTGTTAATGATGCAAACTTATGGAACAAATTCAATTTTAGCTGTAAAGCAGCTTATAGTCAATAATGTCATTATTAAGCTAAATTTAGTTCAATAACAGTGTTATAAAGTTCATCAGTCATAAAACAAGCTTAATTCAactataaagcagctctacatAATCACTGAGTCAAGTCATTGAGTCAGTATTGGTCATTACTCCTTTTTTCCACAATGCATGCTCATCAGCAGTATGTTTTGAAGCTAATATTTGGTTTCTTCTGTTTATAGAGTCCTGCCACAGCAAGCAAGTATGTTCCACCTCACTTACGAGAAGCCGTGGACAGCAAGCGCAAAGCCGAGCTGGAGAAACTGAAGCGCACTGTGAAAGGTCTGATAAACAGGTAAGGTACCGTGGAAGGTATAGACTACATAAATGCACAATTTGAAGaagctttgttttaaaaaatgaatacactCTTTGGCAAACCAGGTGAAATTCAGCCAAAGTGTTGTTGATCAGTTTGATAGCACTGTCCTCTGTTCGACAGGTTGAGTCAGCCCAATATGGCATCTATCAGCAGTCAGCTGGAAGAGCTGTACATGAGCACCAGCAGGAAGGACATGAACGATACACTCACCGACATTCTACTGGCTGCCTGCGTCACACCTGCTCTCATGCCTGAAAGGTTACCCTTTCAATAATGCCTTCATTTAATAACCCAATCTTTGATAATCAgtttagtatttaatttaaatgtttgcattttgaAAGCCAACATGCAAAAGGCCCTAGAGCACTCAAGTCACATTCACCAAATCAGGCCTTTGAACTGTTTTTGCCCTGATTTGCAGTCTGGACTGTGAATGTGTAAATGCTAGTTGCTGAAAGTCAGTGCCATTCTTCAGATTTTGGCTAGGCTAACTTGAGACTTTTATGCCATTTCAGAGCATatgaaacatgtttgatattttgaagtgattttagaacatatacactaccagtcaagagtttttgaagtttttgaacagtaagatttttatggttttttCATAGCagtctattctgctcaccaagcctgtgtttatttgatccaaaggacagcaaaaacagttaaaatgttgaaatatttttactttttaaaatgtactgttttctatttgaatatattttaaaatacaatttatttctgtgattttaaagctgatttttagcatcattactccagtcacgcaatccttcagaattcattttaatattctgatttgcggcttaaaaaaaaaacatttattattattatagtctattatgttgaaaacagctgagttgaattttttcaggtttctctgaagaagagaatgttcagaagaaaagcatttatctgaaatagaatttttttgtaacattataaatgtcttttttttaattactatttagcatccttgctaaataaaagtattaatttctataatcccaaaatgtactcaactgttttaaatattgataataataataaaaaaaatgctgaacagcacagcacatcagcatattagaatgatttctgaaggatcatgtgacactgaagactggagtgatgatgctgaaaatgtagctttgatcacagaaataaataaaattttaaaatatattaaaatagaaagccgttattttaaatagtaaaaatagtacacaatattactgcttttgctgtgttttggatcaaataaatgcaggcttggtgagcagaagagacttctttaaaaacattaaaaatcttatgactggtagtgtactgtTTTGATTTGTTGCTTCTCCTAGCAATTCATGTAGTGCATTACAGCCTTCAgtgtgtcctttttttttttttttttttttttttttttttttttcttacagatGACAGCCTTCCTAAAAAATTGCAATGTTCTAGCATCAAATAACATTACTGTTTCCTGGCTCACTTTAATACAcacttaataaattaaatatgacgTTAAAACAACACACTAATAAGtacttgtaaattattttaattaacactgTCTCTCTCTTCCAGGCTTCTGATGGAGCACATCCTTCTTGTCAGCGTCCTCCACCACAGTGTTGGCCTGGAGGTATCTAATATTTTACTTCACCGTACGCTTTTCATCATGGCAATAAAGtccacactcactcactcactgtTGTTTTCAGTGGTGTACAGTTATAATAATGTGTAGATTTGGATGACATCCAATTGGCTAATTTCTTACTTTCtctccttttttgttaaggttggAGCTCATTTTTTGGAGACTGTAGTCCGTCAGTTTGATAAAGTCTACAATGAACCTGATGCTACGGACAAAGAATGTGACAACTTGGTGTCCATAATTGCCCACCTCTACAACTTCCATGTGGTCCATGCCCTCCTGGTGTTTGACATTCTGAAGAAACTGGTGACACGGTTCAGCGCAAAGGATGTAGAACTGGTTCTGCTGGTGCTGAAGAACGTTGGCTTTGCTTTGAGAAAGGATGATCCGCTAGCTCTTAAGGAGCTGATCTCTGAGGCTCAGCAGAAAGCCAACACTGAAGGAGAGCGTTTTCAGGACCAAACAAGGGTAAGACACCTTTGTGTCCGAAAAAGCCGCCTTCTGGTGCTTAGGAAtgatcatatttaattttaatcatttactaGACTCATTAATCCAAAGAAGATTAAAAATGAGGATAACTGAGTTATAGTGAATCAATAATGAGGTCTTGTTTCGGTTTATGTTGGCTTGCTTGCCTTTCAGATTCGGTTTATGTTGGAGACTATGTTGGCGCTGAAGAACAATGACATGAGGAAGATTCCAGGTTATGACCCTGAACCTATGGAGAAGTTAAGGAAGCTGCAGAGGACTTTGGTGAGAAAATGACTGATGCTAATTTGCATCATTAAATTTATAAGGTGGACTTGCAATATAAAAATGGTTAGAGCAGTTTTCTGTATTACCAACCCTACCTTCATTCAAGACTTgctagtaaaataaatatttggtgCTAAATGTACTTGTCGCTGTGTCCACTAGGGGCCAGACTAACTCCATATGGTGTGGTCACATTGATCTGGCATTTGTACAGTGTTTTTACAGAAACGTTGAATGTGTTTGTACCTTGTTTCTCATTCTTATCAGATTCACAGCAGTGCCAGTGGAAGTGACATGAAGTTGAGAGTCTCACTAGACAATCTTCTGGAAGCTGAGCGTGTTGGCCGTTGGTGGATTGTAGGATCTTCCTGGAGTGGAGCACCCATGATCGATGaccatgaaaacaaaacaactattCCATCCACCAAAGGGGAACAAGTATgctttcttattattttcttatttaggaATGTTCTCATCAGTTATTTAAAAGCTCAGCTGCACAATTATTTTCAACTTaggaaaagtataaaaatatagcTCTGTAGTTTCTGTTTATAGAATCTGTGCAGTTTGGCATGTTTTATGGACCTTTATGAAAGTCAAGGTCCATGCACCAATTGTcatctaaaatgttttgtttctctTTATTAATTTGCAGTACAGTGCAAAGATTTTGGAGCTTGCACGCAAACAAAGAATGAACACTGACATCAGGAGGAATATTTTCTGTGTGCTTATGTCAAGTGAAGACTATTTGGATGCCTTTGAGAAACTTTTAAGGTTTGTCAGCATAGTTTCTATGTCTTATTCTCACAGACTTTCAGTGACACCGGCCACGTTGCCCTTTTGAGatatttagaataatattaAGAAGAATAATATTTCAGATCTTCTGAAATGATAACCTTGAGGTGTGATGATGCCAAATATTGTAGTTAAGGGTTATCAcacaacattttctttaaatttcttCATTCGAACAGACACTGCTGTTTTCTTCCTGTGTGTTTCAAACATGATGTGCTATGCTGTGTAATATTTATCATAAACTGCAATTTACCCAGGTCTTTGGATTTGTGTCTTTCTCAGGTTAGGATTGAAAGACCAGCAAGAGCGGGAAATTGTTCATGTCCTGATGGACTGCTGCCTACAAGAGAAAATGTTCAATAGATTCTATGCGGTTCTGGCAGAGAAATTTTGCTCGCACGACCGGCGGTTCCAGGTAGAGTGGAACAGCAGCGATTCCTAGCTCTTGCTGTCTTAGGAGTTTTGCTTGTGTCACTAGGTGTCACTGGTTTCACTCCATTAGGAcctgctgtgtgtgttttgtatttctAAAACTGTTGCTTAAGAACATTCAGGTGATTTTCAGTACATTTATCCAGTAGTTAAGTTAGCTAAGATTGTTATTGATCATAATAGGATTTAGTAATACTCTGTCAGTGTAATATAAGATCAACTATAAGCTTTTTAATATGCAAATCATTGAACATTGGTAATATAAGTCAGTCTATTTACACCTAATTCTGGAGCATGTAATGCCTTTTACCtgtttaatatgtgaccctggaccacaaaaattgtcataagggtacatttctTTACGTTTATATACTCTGAAAtctggataaataagctttccattaatgtgtggtttgttaagataggacaatatttggccgagatacaactatttgaaaatctggaatctgagggtgcaaaaaaatctaaatattgggaaaatcgcctttaaagttgtccaaaagcAGTTCTtggaaatgcatattactaatcaaaaattaagttttgatatatttacagtagaaaattgaccaaatatcttcatggaacatgatctttacttaatatcctaaaaaaaatcaataattctaACCCATGctatgtattgttggctattgctacaaatatacccatgcaacctacgactggttttgtggtccagggtcacatataggtGAATTACAACTAAACATTACATCCCTCTCCGCTTTTCTTCTGTGTTTTAGATGACCTTTCAGTTTAGTCTCTGGGACAAGTTTAAAGACCTGGAAAACCTTTCCAGTAGGCCCTTCAGTAACCTGGTCCAGCTGGTCACTCATCTTTTACACAGGAAgtgtctctctctttccattCTTAAGGTAATTTTTGGTAAAGTTCACCCTTCTCTTTTTGAAGCCATTCTGGAACACATGTATGATTGTATGTAATGTTGTAgtaaatactgtatgtgtaatgTTCTTCATCCTATTTACGAATTGCTTTTAAACGTGTTAAAGAATGTAGCTTAATTTTCTGCTTGTTCTCTTCTTTTCATAAGGCTATTGAATTTGGGGAGCTGGATAAACCAAAAGTCAAATTCCTGAAGCAGATTCTC
The sequence above is a segment of the Labeo rohita strain BAU-BD-2019 chromosome 7, IGBB_LRoh.1.0, whole genome shotgun sequence genome. Coding sequences within it:
- the nom1 gene encoding nucleolar MIF4G domain-containing protein 1 encodes the protein MKAKAQRKSKGKAGKQTPKDKLKKFKDSLHNFVKSKSGFDENESDQRGIFVKRKSRKELRKEKRKLKKAKKKSHYMGQSLQNPSEEPAPNTSAVKEEKTQKPALKPTGNLKNAAQRQQKSNKDNVNTKDGEEETTKKKVRFSEDVPKQKKQSSQNESRKRALLEANVEEDKEIKRLEKRLGLNKRKNKKSLPQSFTYDGLDYILGILEPGASAKGLYESDEEMDIDKAKDDFDELDEDSEGQMTDDENKDESEAEGDGDEEEDDGEDDTQMEEEEDVEDDTQIDEEEDVDDTQIEDEVEGDEEEEDTDASEENDDEEKDSEQKTPSPATASKYVPPHLREAVDSKRKAELEKLKRTVKGLINRLSQPNMASISSQLEELYMSTSRKDMNDTLTDILLAACVTPALMPERLLMEHILLVSVLHHSVGLEVGAHFLETVVRQFDKVYNEPDATDKECDNLVSIIAHLYNFHVVHALLVFDILKKLVTRFSAKDVELVLLVLKNVGFALRKDDPLALKELISEAQQKANTEGERFQDQTRIRFMLETMLALKNNDMRKIPGYDPEPMEKLRKLQRTLIHSSASGSDMKLRVSLDNLLEAERVGRWWIVGSSWSGAPMIDDHENKTTIPSTKGEQYSAKILELARKQRMNTDIRRNIFCVLMSSEDYLDAFEKLLRLGLKDQQEREIVHVLMDCCLQEKMFNRFYAVLAEKFCSHDRRFQMTFQFSLWDKFKDLENLSSRPFSNLVQLVTHLLHRKCLSLSILKAIEFGELDKPKVKFLKQILSKLLQETEPEDLVNIFGRISGIPKLGMLREGLKLFISHFLLRNIQTEETEQAKVLRDRAEVATKAMEARDAKIKL